A single region of the Anaerostipes rhamnosivorans genome encodes:
- a CDS encoding energy-coupling factor transporter ATPase, which produces MSILQIRDLIHQYITYGEKEEENQTVNAVDGVDLTVEKGEFIAILGHNGSGKSSLAKHINGLLQPTSGTVYLKGMDTRDPKQILRIRQSAGIVFQNPDNQIVGSVVEEDVAFGPENIGVPTRDIWKRVAGALEGVGMTAYKSASPNHLSGGQKQRVAIAGIMAMEPECIVLDEPTAMLDPKGRRDVLSLARELNEQKEITIILITHDMEEVLMADKVFVMDQGKVVMNGTPKEVFAHVKQLKEYGLEVPFASELAYELKKEGIRLSDTITTREELVEELCQLV; this is translated from the coding sequence ATGTCAATATTACAGATTAGAGATTTAATTCATCAATATATAACATATGGGGAGAAGGAAGAAGAGAATCAGACAGTCAACGCTGTGGACGGAGTGGATCTGACAGTGGAAAAGGGTGAATTCATTGCGATCCTTGGACACAATGGATCAGGGAAATCGTCCCTGGCGAAGCACATCAACGGACTGCTTCAGCCCACATCCGGTACCGTATATCTGAAAGGTATGGATACGAGAGATCCAAAGCAGATCCTTAGAATCCGCCAAAGTGCAGGTATTGTATTCCAGAACCCGGATAACCAGATTGTCGGTTCTGTGGTGGAGGAGGATGTGGCCTTTGGCCCGGAGAATATCGGGGTGCCCACAAGAGACATATGGAAACGTGTGGCGGGAGCCCTGGAGGGAGTTGGGATGACAGCCTATAAAAGCGCCAGCCCCAACCATTTATCCGGGGGACAGAAACAGCGGGTGGCTATTGCCGGCATCATGGCTATGGAGCCGGAGTGTATTGTGCTGGACGAGCCCACGGCGATGCTGGACCCCAAGGGGAGACGGGATGTGCTGTCTCTGGCCAGAGAGCTTAATGAGCAGAAAGAGATCACGATCATTTTGATTACGCATGATATGGAAGAAGTCCTGATGGCTGATAAGGTGTTTGTTATGGATCAGGGAAAGGTAGTCATGAACGGAACACCGAAGGAAGTCTTTGCCCATGTGAAGCAGCTCAAGGAATACGGATTGGAAGTGCCGTTTGCCTCAGAGCTTGCCTATGAGCTCAAGAAGGAAGGAATCAGGCTTTCTGATACGATAACGACAAGGGAAGAACTGGTGGAAGAGTTATGTCAATTAGTTTAG
- a CDS encoding DNA-directed RNA polymerase subunit alpha, translated as MFEFEKPNIEISEISEDNRFGRFVVEPLVRGYGTTLGNSLRRIMLSSLPGAAVSAVKIKGVLHEFSSVPGVKEDVPEIIMNIKSLAIKNNSSTDEPKQAFIECSGSGVVTAGDIKADSDIEILNPDMVIATLSGDDAHLDMELTITKGRGYVGADKADKDGNSIDEIAVDAIYTPVERVNLKVENTRVGQVTDYDKLTLDVFTNGTLSPDEAVSLAAKVLCEHLNLFVDLSENAKTAEVMVEKEDDEKEKVLEMSIDELELSVRSYNCLKRAGINTVEELTNKTSEDMMKVRNLGRKSLEEVLAKLNELGLALNSGDE; from the coding sequence ATGTTTGAATTTGAAAAGCCAAATATTGAGATTAGTGAGATTTCTGAAGATAACCGCTTTGGGCGTTTTGTAGTCGAGCCGTTAGTGCGCGGCTACGGAACGACGCTCGGGAATTCTTTGAGAAGGATCATGCTCTCATCCCTGCCGGGCGCTGCAGTCAGTGCCGTAAAGATTAAGGGTGTACTGCATGAGTTCAGTTCAGTCCCGGGAGTGAAAGAGGATGTCCCTGAGATCATCATGAATATCAAGTCCCTGGCGATTAAGAATAACAGTTCAACAGACGAACCAAAACAGGCCTTTATTGAATGCTCTGGAAGCGGTGTCGTAACTGCCGGTGACATCAAGGCTGACAGTGATATCGAGATCTTAAATCCTGATATGGTCATCGCTACATTAAGCGGAGATGATGCACATCTGGATATGGAACTTACGATCACAAAGGGCCGTGGTTATGTCGGTGCTGACAAAGCAGACAAGGACGGCAATTCTATTGATGAGATCGCTGTAGATGCAATCTATACACCGGTAGAACGTGTGAACTTGAAGGTGGAGAACACCCGTGTAGGACAGGTGACAGATTATGATAAGCTTACTTTGGATGTCTTTACAAACGGAACACTTTCACCGGACGAGGCGGTCAGCCTCGCTGCAAAAGTATTGTGCGAACACCTGAACCTGTTTGTTGATCTCTCTGAGAATGCCAAGACTGCTGAAGTTATGGTAGAAAAGGAAGACGACGAAAAAGAAAAGGTTCTGGAGATGAGCATTGACGAACTGGAATTATCCGTTCGTTCTTACAACTGCTTAAAGAGAGCGGGCATCAATACAGTAGAAGAACTGACCAACAAGACTTCAGAGGATATGATGAAAGTCCGAAACCTGGGCCGCAAGTCATTAGAAGAAGTTCTTGCAAAATTAAATGAACTTGGATTGGCACTGAATTCAGGGGACGAGTAA
- a CDS encoding bL17 family ribosomal protein — protein sequence MAKYRKLGRTSSQRKALLRSQVTDLLYRGKIVTTEAKAKEIRKIAEKLIAMAVREKDNFETVTVDAKVAKKDSDGKRVKEVVDGKKVTVYETVKKEITKDMPSRLHARRQMLKVLYPVKEVPTELAGKKANTKNVDLTEKLFNEYAPKYADRNGGYTRIVKIAQRKGDGALEVLIELV from the coding sequence ATGGCAAAGTATAGAAAATTAGGAAGAACTTCTTCCCAGAGAAAAGCATTATTGCGTTCACAGGTAACAGATCTTTTATATAGAGGAAAGATCGTTACAACAGAGGCAAAAGCAAAAGAGATCCGCAAGATCGCTGAAAAACTGATCGCTATGGCAGTCAGAGAAAAAGATAACTTTGAGACAGTTACTGTCGATGCTAAAGTGGCAAAGAAAGACAGTGATGGAAAACGTGTCAAAGAAGTTGTAGACGGAAAGAAAGTTACTGTATATGAGACAGTAAAGAAGGAGATCACAAAGGATATGCCTTCCCGCCTTCATGCAAGAAGACAGATGTTAAAGGTATTATATCCGGTGAAAGAAGTTCCGACAGAACTTGCAGGAAAAAAAGCTAACACTAAGAATGTTGATCTGACAGAAAAGTTATTCAACGAGTATGCACCAAAGTATGCAGACAGAAACGGTGGATACACAAGGATCGTCAAGATCGCGCAGCGTAAAGGTGACGGTGCTTTAGAAGTATTAATTGAATTAGTTTAA
- a CDS encoding energy-coupling factor transporter ATPase: protein MSISLEKVSYIYEDNSDLKKPALIDVDLEIGEGEFIGIIGHTGSGKSTLIQHLNGLMEPTKGHVYFEGENIHAQDYDIKSLRGQVGLCFQYPEHQLFETTILEDVCFGPMNFGASKEEALQAAKEALRDVGVAEELFEKSPFELSGGQKRRAAIAGILAMKPKYFILDEPTAGLDPEGRVHLLNLLKRLNQEQGITIILVSHSMEDIASYVDRMIVMNRGRLEFDGDREEVFSHQKELEQMGLSVPFFRYLANDLKEKGFPLEGEILTLEDAKTAILETLKKEQTYD, encoded by the coding sequence ATGTCAATTAGTTTAGAAAAAGTAAGTTATATATATGAAGATAATTCCGATTTAAAAAAGCCTGCCCTGATTGATGTGGATCTAGAGATCGGAGAGGGAGAATTTATTGGGATTATCGGCCATACCGGATCGGGGAAGTCTACCCTGATCCAGCATCTGAACGGCTTGATGGAACCTACAAAGGGACATGTCTATTTTGAGGGGGAGAATATCCATGCCCAGGACTATGATATCAAAAGCCTCCGCGGCCAGGTGGGTCTCTGCTTCCAGTACCCGGAGCATCAGCTGTTTGAGACGACCATACTGGAGGACGTGTGTTTCGGTCCTATGAACTTTGGGGCTTCCAAAGAAGAGGCGCTGCAGGCTGCAAAAGAGGCGCTCAGAGATGTGGGAGTGGCAGAAGAGCTGTTTGAGAAGTCTCCTTTCGAGCTTTCCGGAGGGCAGAAGAGAAGAGCTGCCATTGCCGGTATCCTGGCTATGAAGCCGAAATACTTCATTCTGGATGAACCCACTGCAGGTCTGGATCCGGAAGGAAGAGTGCATCTGTTAAATCTTCTGAAGCGTCTGAATCAGGAGCAGGGCATCACGATCATCCTTGTGTCTCACAGCATGGAAGATATCGCATCCTATGTGGATCGGATGATCGTCATGAACCGGGGCCGACTGGAGTTTGACGGTGACAGGGAAGAGGTGTTCTCCCACCAGAAGGAACTGGAGCAGATGGGGCTGTCCGTTCCGTTTTTCCGTTATCTGGCCAATGATCTGAAGGAAAAGGGATTCCCTCTTGAGGGAGAGATCCTGACTCTTGAAGATGCCAAGACGGCGATCCTAGAAACATTAAAGAAGGAACAAACATATGATTAA
- a CDS encoding autotransporter outer membrane beta-barrel domain-containing protein, which yields MKRWKRHTIVLAATLLAFIVATLGNLSYAADETKENKEAAQASAVSETQNKTTEEAASNTQPPTQAPTTDAVSETEQTTEASSTEQLVPEQSDPSSVTAAGSTSTGRSTEKTKKTVSDENSGILIEGSNLYAQGTPIVIKKDSDGKAYVFDSKGQTRLSETPVTSGFSIYGGGKNKTVKSNVSIVIQNVQVSSVYGGGYSDGTGPADVTGNVLITISGTVNASKVYGGGYAMASKGSASANVSGSVTVDIPSVPSGNHGNLYGGGYAYTTNSYSASANTGSVSFSVTGRTYSLRGGGSATSKDSGSATADVSGSISCTLKNVDIREVYAGGYADGAKARAKAGSTTTAFQGQGNEVMIFQGAGNASNSACADVTGSVSAVMSGCSNIYGYVTSGGTSYSGGSADVYGSVSLTVTGSVSPVDEQWGNLVAAAFNGGGSANGSGSHADVKGSSSVTMKDSSIVGTIIGGGGSSQGGSAKVTQTSISLSNVKGCEYKGTMYYGDYIAGGETDDADAKDLAASEKSTVTVSESKVEFLWGGLLMKGESLSSNTDSELILKDNTSSFDGIANFNTLNIKHTLNLSSFEPKSQTKPTALKTSGLDVGDTAVAFNGSGAKENWFTLKNGKLKYQSDSESATWNIASFGTASGSINVDKTPEVPDMTIENNIADELLTEEDSQKIADGSTVEIILKSEPVSSPSKKIEDLLNKELKRTSAQQAMLLDINLLKVTDGTEEKIPTVGTPLMLTFDVPEEYQREGREYLVIRLHQREDGTYETDTLKDLNPDPDKVTIETDRFSIYSLDYKDTQDSSDTTTEQNTENSSTGENMTTSKQKQTSIGRRSTSSKATVSKKETSAPEHSNAVSYKKTASTGDHRDDLSSLFMVLSGSLICSGVLLTRRLKR from the coding sequence ATGAAGAGATGGAAAAGACACACCATTGTGCTGGCGGCTACGCTTTTGGCATTTATTGTGGCAACACTCGGCAATCTAAGTTACGCAGCCGATGAAACAAAGGAGAATAAAGAGGCGGCTCAGGCCTCCGCAGTATCAGAGACACAGAACAAAACCACCGAAGAGGCAGCTTCAAACACACAGCCGCCGACACAAGCTCCAACCACTGACGCAGTGTCTGAGACGGAACAGACCACTGAAGCATCCTCAACAGAACAGCTGGTACCGGAACAAAGCGATCCGTCTTCTGTCACCGCAGCCGGCAGTACATCCACGGGCAGGTCTACGGAGAAAACGAAAAAAACTGTCTCCGATGAGAATTCAGGTATACTGATCGAGGGCTCAAATCTGTATGCTCAGGGGACACCTATTGTAATAAAGAAAGACTCTGACGGCAAAGCATATGTATTTGACTCAAAAGGGCAAACCCGGCTGTCTGAAACTCCGGTGACCTCTGGCTTTTCAATCTATGGCGGCGGAAAGAATAAAACTGTGAAGTCCAATGTCAGCATCGTCATTCAGAATGTTCAGGTATCCTCCGTATATGGCGGTGGTTACTCTGACGGCACCGGTCCTGCGGATGTCACCGGAAATGTTCTCATCACAATAAGCGGTACCGTAAACGCTTCCAAAGTCTACGGGGGAGGTTATGCCATGGCTTCCAAAGGCAGCGCAAGCGCCAATGTATCTGGCTCTGTCACAGTTGATATTCCATCTGTGCCGTCTGGAAACCACGGAAATCTTTACGGAGGCGGATATGCATACACCACAAATTCCTACAGCGCTTCGGCCAACACCGGCTCTGTCAGCTTCAGCGTAACCGGACGAACCTACTCTCTGCGTGGCGGAGGATCTGCCACATCAAAGGACTCAGGTTCTGCAACTGCTGACGTTTCTGGATCGATTTCCTGTACGCTTAAAAACGTTGACATACGTGAAGTCTATGCAGGCGGGTATGCGGACGGTGCCAAGGCCCGCGCAAAGGCAGGTTCCACAACTACGGCCTTCCAGGGCCAGGGTAATGAAGTGATGATTTTCCAGGGTGCCGGCAATGCAAGCAACAGTGCGTGTGCCGACGTTACAGGAAGTGTCAGCGCCGTCATGTCCGGCTGTTCCAATATTTATGGTTATGTGACATCCGGCGGAACCTCATACAGCGGGGGCTCTGCGGATGTATACGGCTCTGTCTCCCTGACCGTGACCGGCTCTGTCTCCCCGGTAGATGAGCAATGGGGCAATCTCGTGGCTGCCGCCTTTAACGGAGGAGGTTCCGCCAACGGTTCCGGCTCCCATGCGGATGTTAAGGGTTCAAGCTCCGTTACCATGAAGGACAGCAGCATTGTGGGAACGATCATTGGAGGAGGCGGGTCAAGTCAGGGTGGGTCCGCCAAAGTCACCCAGACATCAATCTCCCTCTCCAATGTGAAAGGATGTGAGTATAAAGGTACCATGTATTACGGAGATTATATCGCGGGCGGTGAAACCGATGACGCAGACGCTAAAGACCTTGCAGCATCCGAGAAAAGTACCGTGACAGTCTCAGAGAGCAAGGTTGAGTTCTTATGGGGAGGCCTTCTTATGAAAGGGGAATCACTATCCTCCAATACGGACTCCGAACTGATCCTCAAAGATAATACGTCCTCATTTGACGGAATTGCTAATTTCAATACATTGAATATAAAACATACACTGAATCTATCCTCCTTTGAACCAAAATCTCAAACAAAGCCTACTGCATTAAAGACATCCGGCCTGGACGTAGGAGATACAGCTGTGGCCTTCAATGGCTCCGGCGCAAAAGAAAACTGGTTTACCTTAAAAAACGGAAAACTTAAGTATCAGTCTGATTCCGAATCTGCAACCTGGAACATCGCTTCCTTTGGAACTGCTTCCGGTTCAATTAATGTTGATAAGACTCCCGAAGTACCCGATATGACTATAGAAAATAATATAGCCGATGAACTCCTTACTGAAGAAGATAGCCAAAAGATTGCCGACGGAAGTACTGTAGAAATTATTTTAAAATCGGAGCCTGTATCCTCCCCCTCCAAAAAGATAGAGGATCTGCTGAATAAGGAGCTGAAGCGTACTTCCGCCCAGCAGGCTATGCTCCTGGATATCAATCTCCTGAAAGTAACGGACGGCACGGAAGAAAAAATCCCCACAGTGGGAACCCCGCTTATGCTTACCTTTGACGTGCCGGAGGAATACCAAAGGGAAGGCCGGGAATACCTTGTAATCCGGCTTCATCAACGGGAAGACGGTACTTATGAGACTGACACTTTAAAAGACTTAAACCCCGATCCTGACAAGGTTACAATTGAGACTGACCGGTTTTCTATATACTCTCTGGATTACAAAGATACACAGGATTCCTCAGACACAACAACAGAACAAAATACTGAGAATTCTTCTACTGGAGAAAACATGACCACTTCCAAACAGAAGCAGACATCCATAGGCAGGCGGAGTACCTCATCCAAAGCCACGGTCTCTAAGAAAGAAACTTCAGCTCCAGAACACAGCAACGCTGTTTCCTATAAGAAAACAGCGTCCACTGGAGACCACAGAGATGATCTATCATCCCTTTTCATGGTGCTCTCAGGAAGTCTGATCTGTTCCGGAGTACTTCTTACAAGACGTTTGAAAAGATAA
- the truA gene encoding tRNA pseudouridine(38-40) synthase TruA — protein MKRIKLVVAYDGTNYCGWQIQPKDATIEGILNEKLSSLLDEQITVIGASRTDSGVHALGNVAVFDTDTKIAGERIARALNQRLPDDVVIQSSEEVPGDFHPRYQDTRKTYEYTIYNAAFDNPVTARHHHFVYVPLDFQRMSEASQYFLGEHDFLSFSTTGSPTKTTVRTIYECEVRQEGQYITMRVTGNGFLYNMVRMMAGTLISIGRGRREPEWIRELFGNPKRGKAGPNAPAKGLTLIKIRYMDQEKDGD, from the coding sequence ATGAAACGGATTAAGTTAGTAGTGGCATATGACGGTACAAATTACTGCGGATGGCAGATACAGCCCAAGGACGCAACCATAGAAGGGATACTCAATGAAAAGCTCAGCAGTCTCTTAGATGAGCAGATCACAGTGATCGGCGCCAGCCGCACTGACTCGGGAGTCCATGCCCTTGGCAATGTGGCAGTGTTTGATACCGACACAAAGATCGCGGGAGAGCGGATCGCCAGAGCATTGAACCAGAGACTTCCCGATGATGTTGTCATTCAATCATCGGAGGAAGTGCCGGGTGATTTTCACCCCAGATATCAGGATACACGAAAGACCTATGAGTACACTATTTACAACGCGGCATTTGACAATCCAGTTACCGCGAGACATCATCATTTTGTGTATGTACCGTTGGATTTCCAACGCATGAGCGAGGCTTCTCAGTATTTTCTGGGAGAGCATGATTTTCTCAGCTTTTCGACCACGGGAAGTCCTACAAAGACCACAGTGAGGACGATTTATGAGTGTGAAGTGAGACAGGAAGGACAATATATCACCATGAGGGTGACAGGAAACGGTTTCCTTTATAACATGGTGAGGATGATGGCCGGTACGTTAATCTCAATCGGAAGAGGGCGGAGAGAACCGGAGTGGATCAGGGAATTATTTGGGAATCCCAAAAGAGGAAAAGCTGGGCCAAATGCTCCGGCAAAGGGTCTTACCTTGATAAAGATACGCTATATGGATCAGGAGAAGGATGGAGATTAA
- a CDS encoding energy-coupling factor transporter transmembrane component T family protein — translation MIKDITIGQYYRSDSILHRLDPRVKLLGTLIYVVTLFFSKSPLTYAASILFLAVMIGISTVPLSFIVRGLKAVGVILLFSVVINIFFIPGEAIVHLGIFRITKEGVVTAVYLGTRLVMLVLGTSLMTFTTTPNELTDGLEKSLGFLNIIKVPVHEIAMMMSIALRFIPILTEELDKIMKAQTARGVDFKNGSFLHRMKSMVPIVVPLFVAAVRRANDLAMAMESRCYHGGEGRTKMKPLQYRRRDLLAYLYLFLFLALMVYLGFFCPVGR, via the coding sequence ATGATTAAAGATATTACCATAGGACAATATTACAGATCAGATTCTATTCTTCACCGGCTGGATCCGCGGGTGAAGCTTTTAGGGACGTTAATATATGTTGTAACACTGTTTTTCTCAAAATCTCCGCTGACCTATGCGGCATCCATACTGTTTCTTGCAGTGATGATCGGAATCTCCACAGTTCCGCTCTCCTTTATTGTCAGGGGATTGAAGGCAGTGGGTGTAATTCTGCTGTTCTCTGTGGTCATCAATATTTTCTTTATTCCGGGAGAGGCCATCGTTCATTTGGGCATTTTCAGGATCACCAAAGAAGGAGTTGTGACAGCTGTTTACCTGGGTACAAGACTGGTGATGCTGGTGCTGGGCACTTCCCTTATGACCTTCACCACCACACCCAACGAGCTGACAGATGGTCTGGAAAAGTCTCTGGGGTTTTTAAATATTATAAAAGTTCCTGTGCACGAAATCGCCATGATGATGTCCATTGCCCTGAGGTTTATTCCGATTCTCACGGAGGAGTTAGACAAGATCATGAAGGCGCAGACTGCCAGAGGAGTGGATTTTAAAAACGGAAGTTTCCTGCATCGGATGAAGAGTATGGTGCCTATCGTGGTGCCTCTCTTTGTGGCGGCAGTGAGAAGGGCCAATGACCTGGCAATGGCGATGGAATCCAGATGCTATCATGGCGGAGAGGGACGTACAAAGATGAAGCCTTTGCAATACCGCAGAAGAGATCTGCTGGCTTATCTGTACCTGTTTTTATTTCTGGCACTGATGGTTTACCTTGGATTTTTCTGCCCGGTAGGAAGATAG
- a CDS encoding ribonucleoside triphosphate reductase has translation MYYVIKRDGTEAEFDIRKITTAITRAFEAKEKQYHPSVIDLLALKVTADFEPKVKNDVIAVEDIQDSVESVLIQAGYADVAKGYILYRKQREKIRNMKSTILDYKELVDSYVKASDWRVKENSTVTYSVGGLILSNSGAITANYWLSEIYDDEIADAHRNADIHIHDLSMLTGYCAGWSLKQLIQEGLGGVRGKITSAPAKHLSTLCNQMVNFLGIMQNEWAGAQAFSSFDTYLAPFVKADDLSYYEVKKCVQSFIFGVNIPSRWGTQAPFSNITLDWTVPDDLAELPAIVGGKEMDFRYKDCKKEMDMVNKAFIEVMIEGDADGRGFQYPIPTYSITRDFDWSDTENNRLLFEMTAKYGTPYFSNYINSEMQPSDVRSMCCRLRLDLRELRKKAGGFFGSGESTGSVGVVTINLPKIAYLSKDEKEFYHRLDHLMDVAARSLKIKRTIITKLFDEGLYPYTKRYLDSFGNHFSTIGLIGMNEAGLNAGWIKADLTEEKAQKFAKEVLNHMRNRLSDYQEKYGDLYNLEATPAESTTYRLAKHDVADYPDIITASEEGGAPFYTNSSHLPVGYTDDVFDALDIQDELQTLYTSGTVFHTFLGEKLPGWKAAAALVKKIAENYRLPYYTISPTYSVCRNHGYLSGEVYECPDCGEKTEVYSRITGYYRPVQNWNDGKAQEYKERKLYDVEHSSLKASSIPKKDVSIASEAEKKIEEAQKMLLFTTKTCPNCRMAGEVLKESQIPFEIVDAEEHQELVQEYGIMQAPSLVVLRGEQFETHCNVSNIKKYAEQNHCG, from the coding sequence ATGTATTATGTAATAAAAAGAGACGGGACAGAGGCAGAGTTTGATATCCGGAAAATAACAACTGCCATCACAAGGGCATTTGAGGCCAAAGAAAAACAGTACCATCCCAGCGTGATCGACCTGCTGGCTTTAAAGGTTACGGCTGATTTTGAGCCGAAGGTTAAGAATGATGTGATTGCCGTGGAGGATATCCAGGACAGCGTGGAGTCCGTATTGATCCAGGCAGGTTATGCGGATGTTGCCAAGGGGTATATCTTATACAGGAAACAGAGGGAAAAGATCAGGAACATGAAGTCTACGATTTTAGACTATAAAGAACTGGTGGACAGCTATGTAAAAGCCAGTGACTGGCGTGTAAAAGAGAATTCCACCGTGACTTACTCCGTCGGCGGCCTGATCCTGAGCAACAGCGGCGCTATCACAGCGAACTACTGGCTGTCCGAGATTTATGATGATGAGATCGCAGATGCCCACAGAAATGCTGACATTCATATTCACGATCTTTCTATGCTGACAGGATACTGTGCAGGATGGTCTTTAAAGCAGCTGATCCAGGAAGGGCTTGGAGGCGTGCGTGGAAAGATTACCTCCGCTCCGGCAAAGCATCTTTCTACACTCTGCAATCAGATGGTGAACTTTCTTGGAATCATGCAGAACGAATGGGCCGGAGCCCAGGCGTTTTCATCTTTTGACACCTATCTGGCACCTTTTGTGAAGGCAGATGATCTATCCTACTATGAAGTGAAAAAGTGTGTGCAGTCCTTTATCTTTGGGGTGAATATCCCAAGCCGCTGGGGAACTCAGGCTCCATTCTCCAACATAACCCTGGACTGGACGGTTCCGGATGATCTGGCGGAACTGCCTGCTATCGTAGGCGGAAAAGAGATGGACTTTAGGTATAAAGACTGCAAAAAGGAGATGGATATGGTGAACAAGGCGTTCATCGAAGTTATGATCGAGGGAGATGCCGACGGGCGTGGATTTCAGTACCCGATCCCTACATATTCCATCACCAGGGATTTTGACTGGTCTGACACGGAAAACAACCGCCTGTTATTTGAGATGACAGCCAAGTATGGCACACCTTATTTTTCTAATTATATCAACAGCGAAATGCAGCCCAGCGATGTGCGCAGTATGTGCTGCCGTCTGCGACTGGATTTAAGGGAACTTAGGAAAAAAGCCGGAGGATTCTTCGGCAGCGGAGAGAGTACCGGATCTGTGGGGGTAGTCACCATCAATCTGCCTAAGATTGCTTATCTGTCTAAAGACGAAAAAGAATTTTACCACAGACTGGATCATCTGATGGATGTGGCTGCAAGATCTTTAAAGATCAAGAGAACCATTATCACCAAGTTATTTGATGAAGGGCTTTATCCTTATACAAAACGTTATTTAGATTCCTTCGGCAACCATTTTTCAACCATAGGATTGATCGGTATGAACGAAGCAGGTCTGAACGCCGGCTGGATCAAAGCGGACCTTACGGAAGAAAAGGCGCAGAAATTTGCAAAAGAAGTGTTAAACCATATGAGAAACCGTCTGTCTGATTATCAGGAGAAATACGGAGATCTCTACAATCTTGAGGCAACACCGGCGGAATCCACCACATACCGTCTGGCAAAGCATGATGTGGCAGATTATCCGGATATCATCACGGCTTCGGAAGAAGGAGGAGCACCGTTCTATACAAACAGCTCCCATCTGCCGGTGGGATACACGGATGATGTTTTTGATGCTCTGGATATTCAGGACGAATTACAGACATTATATACATCAGGGACTGTCTTCCACACCTTCCTGGGAGAAAAGCTTCCGGGCTGGAAAGCTGCCGCGGCATTAGTGAAAAAGATTGCTGAAAATTACCGGCTTCCTTATTATACGATCTCACCGACCTATTCTGTGTGCAGAAACCATGGATATTTGAGCGGAGAGGTCTACGAGTGCCCGGATTGCGGAGAAAAGACTGAGGTGTACAGCAGGATTACCGGTTATTACCGTCCGGTCCAGAATTGGAACGATGGAAAGGCACAGGAATATAAGGAGAGAAAGCTGTATGATGTAGAGCACTCCAGCCTGAAGGCCTCCAGCATTCCGAAAAAGGATGTAAGCATTGCCTCTGAGGCAGAAAAGAAGATCGAGGAAGCCCAAAAGATGCTTTTGTTTACCACAAAAACCTGTCCCAACTGCCGCATGGCCGGGGAAGTGCTGAAAGAGTCGCAGATTCCGTTTGAGATCGTGGATGCGGAGGAACATCAGGAACTGGTGCAGGAATACGGCATCATGCAGGCTCCATCCTTGGTCGTACTGCGGGGGGAACAGTTCGAGACGCACTGCAATGTTTCCAATATTAAAAAATACGCGGAGCAGAATCACTGCGGCTGA
- a CDS encoding anaerobic ribonucleoside-triphosphate reductase activating protein — MKIMGLQKSTLLDYPGKVACTVFTGGCNFFCPFCHNGELIALPAEERGLPREELAAFLKKRKGILDGVCISGGEPLIHQELPDLLREIKDLGYLVKLDTNGSFPDRLRKLAGEGLLDYVAMDIKNSKRKYALTTGLEAFSIEPVEESVRFLMEGKLPFEFRTTVVRQLHTKEDMLEIGDWIRGKEPYFLQAFERSSNVPDSGLTAYDKEEMQELADILKGKLPNVELRGI; from the coding sequence ATGAAGATCATGGGACTGCAAAAATCGACCCTGCTGGATTATCCAGGAAAAGTCGCCTGCACGGTTTTTACCGGCGGGTGTAATTTTTTTTGTCCATTCTGCCACAATGGGGAGCTGATTGCTTTACCGGCAGAAGAGAGGGGACTGCCAAGGGAGGAACTGGCAGCATTTCTAAAGAAACGGAAGGGGATCCTGGACGGTGTCTGTATCTCAGGAGGAGAACCGCTGATCCATCAGGAACTTCCGGATCTGTTAAGAGAGATCAAAGATCTCGGATATCTGGTAAAGCTGGATACCAACGGTAGTTTTCCTGACAGGCTCAGAAAGCTTGCCGGTGAGGGGCTATTGGATTATGTGGCCATGGATATTAAAAATTCCAAACGAAAATATGCATTGACAACGGGACTGGAAGCATTTTCTATAGAGCCGGTGGAGGAGAGTGTCAGATTCCTGATGGAGGGGAAGCTGCCTTTTGAATTTCGTACTACTGTGGTGAGACAACTGCATACAAAAGAGGATATGCTGGAAATCGGAGACTGGATTAGGGGAAAAGAACCATACTTTCTCCAGGCGTTTGAACGATCCTCCAATGTGCCGGATTCCGGGCTTACGGCTTATGACAAGGAAGAGATGCAGGAACTGGCGGATATCCTGAAGGGAAAACTGCCAAATGTAGAATTGAGGGGGATATAA